The following proteins are encoded in a genomic region of Triticum dicoccoides isolate Atlit2015 ecotype Zavitan chromosome 1B, WEW_v2.0, whole genome shotgun sequence:
- the LOC119343293 gene encoding uncharacterized protein LOC119343293: MAPLRPRLAALLALCACAMAPPAAAANVSITTCRSFCGNITVDYPFALHAGCGHAGFRDLLYCIDRTLMLHLPSGSYRVLDIDYAYRGLTLHDPAMSDCRAIDRSPGGRGNGFVVEPWRAPFLAPDPDNVFLLLGCRASSPLFQGFPDRHLPCRNVSGMGCGDYYGCPAWDDYGRRPSGAAYGSAVPPECCAVSWGAIRAVNVSRLQCEGYSSAYSLAPVRAEGAGGWAYGIRVAWALPEANRGFCGACRATGGVCGHDVESRGDLCLCGDWNSTSNCDSSADAAPSSTATPGIAIAALLLALLASGLSSGSIANM, encoded by the exons ATGGCGCCCCTACGTCCGCGCCTGGCCGCCCTGCTCGCTCTGTGCGCGTGCGCCATGGCTCCGCCGGCGGCCGCCGCCAACGTGTCGATCACGACGTGCCGGTCCTTCTGCGGCAACATCACGGTGGACTACCCGTTCGCGCTCCACGCCGGGTGCGGCCACGCGGGGTTCCGCGACCTGCTCTACTGCATCGACCGCACGCTCATGCTGCACCTCCCCTCGGGCTCCTACCGCGTCCTCGACATCGACTACGCCTACCGCGGCCTCACCCTGCACGACCCGGCCATGTCCGACTGCCGCGCCATCGACCGCTCCCCGGGCGGCCGCGGCAACGGGTTCGTCGTCGAGCCGTGGCGCGCGCCGTTCCTGGCCCCGGACCCGGACAACGTGTTCCTCCTCCTCGGCTGCCGCGCCAGCTCGCCGCTCTTCCAGGGCTTCCCCGACCGCCACCTGCCGTGCCGGAACGTGTCCGGGATGGGGTGCGGCGACTACTACGGCTGCCCCGCGTGGGACGACTACGGGCGCCGGCCGTCGGGGGCGGCGTACGGGTCGGCCGTGCCGCCCGAGTGCTGCGCGGTCTCGTGGGGCGCCATCCGGGCCGTGAACGTGAGCCGGCTCCAGTGCGAGGGGTACAGCAGCGCGTACAGCCTCGCGCCGGTGCGCGCGGAGGGGGCCGGCGGCTGGGCGTACGGCATCCGGGTGGCGTGGGCGCTGCCGGAGGCGAACCGGGGGTTCTGCGGCGCGTGCCGCGCCACGGGCGGGGTGTGCGGCCACGACGTGGAGAGCCGCGGCGACCTGTGCCTCTGCGGTGACTGGAACTCGACTTCCAACTGCGACTCCTCGGCGGACGCCGCGCCGTCAAGCACCGCCACGCCTGGCATCGCCATTGCCGCTCTTCTCTTGGCCCTTCTCGCCTCAG GATTGTCGTCCGGATCAATAGCGAACATGTGA